A genomic window from Phoenix dactylifera cultivar Barhee BC4 unplaced genomic scaffold, palm_55x_up_171113_PBpolish2nd_filt_p 000092F, whole genome shotgun sequence includes:
- the LOC103717328 gene encoding G-type lectin S-receptor-like serine/threonine-protein kinase At4g27290, which translates to MMGDRSSIHGCRVLPFLILFTIKFSHSADTLFPNQSIKDGETLFSANRTFALGFFSPSGSLNRYVGVWYHKLPVQTVVWVGNRGQPVFDNSGYLTIDGKGNLIILDSIGRSITIASNSGATNLTAATLTDTGNLFLREWSDGREGQALWQSFDNPTDTLIPGMRMGMYGKKNQFLTSWTSSEDPAQGDFSVGIDPNGTKQFIIWRKGQVYWKSGVWTGKNFSSVPEMTPTYYIYFSYMPTWNGDYYSYSVNDSSKPTRTVMDVSGQINQVAWVETSQEWVQIWAGPTNYSCEIPTSCGANGLCNNHSTPTCNCLDGFEPRSDLAWNSGNWAGGCVRREMLECGNGDEFLKLKGVKLPIFFLDTGVSSIGIEDCKAKCAPNCSCTAYASAHENGTGCLLWFGDLLGLQAHHDATQDLYVRLAASELNHTAGMLEGHELAVKRLSRSSGQGVVEFRNEISLIANLQHRNLVRLLGYCIQGEEKLLIYEYMPNKSLDIYIFDPIKAAELDWKKRLDIIEGIAQGLLYLHKYSRLRVIHRDLKASNILLDSEMNPKISDFGTARIFERNESQANTNRVVGTYGYMSPKYAMEGLFSEKSDVFSFGVLLLEILSGKKNRNLHWQNQSLNLLGYIRN; encoded by the exons ATGATGGGCGATAGAAGCAGCATCCATGGCTGCCGTGTTCTTCCTTTCTTGATTCTATTCACCATCAAATTTTCTCATTCAGCAGACACCCTGTTTCCAAACCAGTCAATTAAAGATGGAGAGACACTATTTTCTGCCAACCGGACCTTTGCACTCGGATTCTTCAGCCCAAGCGGTTCGCTCAATCGCTATGTTGGGGTATGGTATCACAAGCTTCCAGTGCAGACGGTGGTATGGGTTGGCAACCGCGGACAGCCGGTGTTCGATAATTCTGGCTACCTTACCATTGATGGGAAAGGCAATCTGATCATTTTGGATAGCATTGGGAGATCGATCACCATAGCATCCAACTCTGGAGCAACCAATCTCACAGCTGCTACACTAACAGACACCGGCAATCTTTTTCTCAGAGAATGGAGTGATGGAAGAGAAGGACAAGCCTTGTGGCAGAGCTTTGACAATCCTACTGATACACTGATTCCTGGCATGAGAATGGGAATGTATGGAAAAAAGAATCAGTTTCTCACGTCATGGACAAGCTCAGAAGATCCAGCTCAAGGTGACTTCTCTGTCGGGATCGATCCCAACGGCACTAAACAGTTCATCATCTGGAGGAAGGGTCAGGTCTACTGGAAGAGTGGGGTCTGGACTGGGAAGAACTTCAGCTCGGTCCCTGAAATGACACCAACTTACTACATCTATTTCAGCTACATGCCGACTTGGAATGGGGATTACTATTCTTATTCTGTCAATGACAGTTCTAAACCAACGAGAACCGTGATGGATGTTTCAGGGCAGATCAATCAAGTAGCTTGGGTAGAAACCTCACAGGAGTGGGTACAAATCTGGGCTGGACCGACGAATTATTCATGCGAGATTCCCACTAGCTGCGGAGCTAATGGCCTCTGCAACAACCATTCTACTCCCACATGCAATTGTTTGGATGGGTTTGAGCCTAGGTCTGATCTTGCATGGAATTCAGGGAACTGGGCTGGAGGATGTGTGAGAAGAGAGATGCTAGAATGTGGAAATGGAGATGAATTTTTAAAGCTGAAAGGGGTTAAGTTGCCGATCTTCTTCTTGGACACTGGCGTTTCGAGCATCGGCATCGAGGACTGTAAGGCGAAGTGTGCGCCGAACTGCTCCTGCACAGCTTATGCTTCAGCACATGAGAATGGAACTGGCTGCTTGTTATGGTTTGGGGACCTATTGGGTCTCCAAGCTCACCATGATGCCACTCAAGACCTCTATGTTCGTTTGGCAGCTTCGGAGCTCAACCACACTGCAG GTATGCTGGAGGGACATGAACTAGCGGTAAAAAGGCTTTCAAGAAGTTCGGGACAAGGAGTGGTGGAGTTCAGAAATGAGATATCTCTTATTGCCAATCTCCAGCACAGAAATCTTGTTAGGCTTCTTGGTTATTGCATTCAAGGAGAAGAGAAGTTGTTGATCTATGAGTACATGCCCAACAAGAGCTTGGACATCTACATCTTTG ATCCAATCAAGGCAGCAGAATTAGACTGGAAAAAGCGTCTTGACATCATTGAAGGGATTGCTCAAGGGCTTCTTTATCTCCACAAGTACTCAAGACTCAGAGTTATTCATAGAGATCTAAAAGCCAGCAACATACTTCTAGATAGTGAAATGAACCCAAAGATATCGGACTTTGGAACGGCAAGGATTTTTGAGAGGAATGAATCACAGGCGAATACGAATAGGGTGGTCGGTACATA TGGTTACATGTCTCCTAAGTATGCAATGGAGGGCCTCTTCTCCGAGAAGTCCGATGTTTTCAGCTTCGGTGTTCTGCTATTAGAGATTCTCAGCGGCAAGAAGAACAGAAATCTTCATTGGCAAAACCAATCTCTAAACCTTCTTGGATACATAAGGAATtga